The following proteins are encoded in a genomic region of Vibrio taketomensis:
- a CDS encoding DMT family transporter, whose product MNVIYILLIVVAGMGLSFEAGLLGPLGEQVGHLWATLSIFGVGTALLWLIRHFTPHGKFTDWNSIPKWQLIGGLLGPIYVVALTLSTPILGVAMSMICVLLGQVTKSFAIDYFGWFAMPKQTTNPLRVLSLVFIFLALCFVYLGAQS is encoded by the coding sequence ATGAACGTTATTTACATTTTATTGATCGTGGTTGCCGGAATGGGCTTGTCTTTTGAGGCAGGCCTACTGGGACCGCTTGGCGAGCAAGTCGGTCATTTGTGGGCAACGCTAAGTATTTTTGGCGTTGGCACCGCATTGCTTTGGCTGATTCGCCATTTTACCCCGCACGGAAAATTTACGGATTGGAATTCGATTCCTAAGTGGCAACTGATTGGTGGCTTATTAGGGCCGATTTATGTGGTTGCGCTGACGTTATCCACGCCAATTTTGGGTGTCGCGATGAGCATGATCTGCGTGTTGTTAGGACAAGTAACCAAGAGCTTTGCGATTGACTATTTTGGCTGGTTTGCGATGCCAAAGCAAACGACCAACCCGCTACGGGTGCTGAGTTTAGTGTTTATCTTTTTAGCGCTTTGTTTTGTCTATTTAGGAGCTCAATCATGA
- a CDS encoding GGDEF domain-containing protein: MFAESPVIQGFYFYKPMPLEEIVQLESFVNQAPERHLEEAQRLGLDLDYKLYSFLVENDVGSLRDEAVNRFIEQNDLLGLVHNQDINVTLKNLRDIYFNNSTIIGNGVMSLIDSTEKLVIIRNEQGVVMYDNTAHRELVGTSIVGVDPQDIISENESYRLCLEKDKFILFDDELMFHKDKEFFDGVEYETIREKMVYNDKKFIITTVCPSNVGLMDVSKDELTKCYTRSFLKYQLSSYDDRIVAFLDMNGFKAVNDTYGHRVGDGCLVDFACLLKSSLREKDLVIRYGGDEFVIIFDSSAYDDIENRLNSLNAKMASYFAKKGYDLSFAYGLAKVSNHDIHTAIEIADRNMYAAKRQIKRQRSVDFVI; this comes from the coding sequence TTGTTTGCTGAGAGCCCAGTGATTCAAGGTTTTTACTTTTATAAACCGATGCCGCTGGAAGAGATCGTTCAGTTAGAGAGCTTTGTTAATCAGGCGCCAGAAAGGCATTTAGAGGAAGCTCAACGTCTAGGCTTGGACTTGGATTACAAGCTCTATAGCTTCTTGGTAGAAAACGATGTTGGCTCACTCAGAGATGAGGCAGTAAACCGTTTTATTGAGCAAAACGATTTGTTGGGTTTGGTGCATAACCAAGACATCAACGTGACGCTGAAAAACTTGCGCGACATCTATTTCAATAATTCAACCATCATTGGTAATGGTGTGATGTCCTTGATTGATTCAACCGAAAAGCTGGTCATTATTCGTAACGAGCAAGGGGTTGTGATGTACGACAACACAGCGCACCGAGAATTGGTGGGAACGAGTATTGTCGGCGTCGATCCGCAAGACATCATCAGTGAGAACGAAAGCTATCGCCTGTGTTTAGAGAAAGATAAGTTCATCTTGTTTGATGACGAGTTGATGTTTCACAAAGATAAAGAGTTCTTTGATGGGGTTGAGTACGAGACCATTCGCGAGAAGATGGTCTACAACGATAAGAAATTCATCATTACCACCGTGTGCCCATCAAATGTGGGGCTAATGGATGTGAGCAAAGACGAGTTAACCAAGTGCTACACCCGATCGTTTTTAAAATACCAATTGAGCTCGTATGACGACCGTATCGTTGCGTTTTTAGATATGAATGGCTTTAAAGCGGTGAATGATACCTATGGGCATCGAGTTGGTGATGGCTGTTTGGTGGATTTCGCTTGTTTACTGAAATCATCACTGCGCGAGAAGGACTTGGTGATCCGCTATGGTGGTGATGAGTTTGTGATTATTTTTGATTCGTCCGCCTATGACGATATCGAAAACAGACTGAATTCACTGAATGCCAAGATGGCGTCTTACTTTGCGAAAAAAGGTTACGACTTATCGTTTGCTTATGGTCTCGCCAAAGTGAGTAATCACGATATCCATACGGCAATAGAAATTGCTGACAGAAATATGTACGCGGCGAAGCGTCAGATCAAACGCCAGCGAAGCGTTGATTTTGTAATTTAA
- a CDS encoding LysR family transcriptional regulator, with product MNYDVSLLDIKLFLMTIQYGNFSEVARRQDMTPSSVSRKISQLEEKVGTKLLHRHTRSISLTDEGAAFGKHCAEIIAQYELVVERIEQRADTPRGTVKLSVPVAFGRLHIAPYLSEILERYPLLKIEIQQTDTFVDPAAEAIDLMIRIGVPQDSSLRMKTFGKQRYVMAASPSYLKSYGAPLEPNDLKQHNCLVFKGTNGLQRWFIGRDKLEPYEVSGSLYSNNAETLVAGAVGGSGIVVFPTWLIGEELKNGKLIPVMEDYLVSTSLEQQLISALYLDTDNLAAKVRVVIDFLAEKFTHASDSTLCYWDV from the coding sequence GTGAATTACGATGTGTCCTTGCTCGACATAAAACTGTTTTTGATGACGATTCAATATGGCAATTTTTCTGAGGTGGCTCGCCGTCAAGATATGACGCCCTCATCGGTTTCTCGCAAAATATCTCAACTAGAAGAGAAGGTTGGCACTAAACTATTACACCGCCATACGCGCTCCATATCATTGACGGATGAAGGGGCTGCATTTGGTAAGCATTGTGCAGAAATCATTGCACAGTATGAGCTGGTGGTTGAGCGTATAGAGCAGCGTGCCGACACGCCTCGTGGCACGGTTAAGTTAAGTGTCCCCGTCGCTTTTGGCCGATTGCATATTGCGCCCTATTTATCGGAAATATTAGAGCGTTATCCACTACTCAAAATAGAGATTCAGCAAACCGATACGTTTGTAGACCCCGCCGCAGAGGCGATTGATCTGATGATTCGCATTGGTGTACCTCAAGACTCTTCGCTGCGAATGAAAACCTTTGGTAAGCAGCGTTATGTGATGGCAGCAAGCCCCAGTTACCTTAAGTCTTATGGGGCGCCATTGGAGCCTAACGATCTTAAGCAACATAATTGCTTGGTGTTCAAAGGCACTAACGGTTTGCAGCGCTGGTTTATCGGGCGCGATAAGTTAGAACCGTATGAGGTTTCTGGCTCACTCTATAGTAATAATGCTGAAACGCTGGTGGCAGGCGCTGTTGGTGGCAGCGGCATTGTCGTTTTTCCTACTTGGTTGATCGGTGAGGAGCTAAAAAATGGCAAGCTGATCCCTGTGATGGAAGATTATCTCGTTTCGACCAGTTTAGAGCAGCAGTTGATCAGCGCTTTGTATCTCGATACTGATAACCTTGCCGCTAAAGTCAGAGTGGTGATTGATTTTCTCGCTGAGAAATTTACACATGCCAGTGATTCGACCTTGTGTTATTGGGATGTTTAG
- a CDS encoding type II secretion system protein — MNSKGFTLFEMVLVIVILGVLAVIAVPKFMGLQSEARIATLKATQGAIDSAFASAAMKSQLPSADIQPCRYHSQMRCLVVNGQQIRLTNEDNYPWFVIFPDEAFAQFKQLVDADVAPLNEDYHGVAALNFETDYDGGFWIFPPFDGDWNELTEFHCRIHYTPATATRTGKSTTTLETEDC, encoded by the coding sequence ATGAACAGTAAAGGTTTTACGCTGTTTGAGATGGTTCTAGTGATTGTAATTTTGGGCGTCTTGGCAGTGATTGCCGTGCCTAAATTTATGGGATTACAATCAGAAGCCAGAATCGCCACACTCAAGGCAACTCAAGGTGCAATCGACTCAGCATTTGCTTCGGCTGCGATGAAGTCACAGCTACCATCAGCGGATATTCAACCATGCCGATATCACAGCCAAATGCGTTGCTTGGTCGTAAACGGTCAACAAATTCGCCTAACTAACGAAGATAATTACCCTTGGTTTGTCATCTTTCCCGATGAAGCATTTGCGCAATTTAAGCAACTGGTTGATGCCGATGTCGCGCCGCTTAATGAAGATTATCATGGCGTTGCTGCCCTGAATTTTGAAACTGACTACGACGGTGGTTTTTGGATTTTTCCTCCATTTGATGGTGATTGGAATGAACTAACGGAGTTTCATTGCCGGATTCACTACACTCCTGCAACCGCTACGAGAACAGGTAAAAGTACAACAACCCTAGAGACTGAAGATTGTTAG
- a CDS encoding LysR family transcriptional regulator: MVNINTLLKCDMNLLLCFQVLMEEQNVSRAAQRLCLSQSAVSKQLTRLRTWFDDPLFERSARGLLPTPKALFIAPQIQKILVNVEMLNWEKAFTPFESTRSFQLELVETAYNSIYPNIAVEALTQAPKVALKTKTWNEDTFERLLKRDIDFGIGMVEFDERAKLQVHHLPKELECVEVMRDHAVCLMRPEHPASKLDWNLQTFLQFRHIHVITGGVGSWLLFDLLNNKDIQLDVALNVPDLGSAITVCQKSDLLMCYPYSAVKKIIEDGILIAKPIPISLEPGALFLFWHKYFNTDPSHVWLKELIIERCSVLGNVNTE, from the coding sequence GTGGTCAATATTAATACCCTCCTAAAGTGTGATATGAACTTATTGCTCTGTTTTCAAGTGCTAATGGAAGAGCAAAATGTCAGTCGTGCTGCGCAGCGGTTATGTCTATCTCAATCTGCTGTTAGCAAACAGCTCACTCGACTTCGAACATGGTTTGACGATCCTCTTTTCGAACGCTCAGCTAGGGGTTTGTTACCCACGCCAAAAGCACTATTCATTGCGCCACAGATACAAAAAATTCTCGTCAACGTGGAAATGTTGAATTGGGAAAAGGCGTTCACACCTTTCGAAAGTACCCGATCATTTCAACTAGAGTTAGTGGAAACGGCATACAACTCAATTTATCCAAACATCGCCGTAGAAGCATTAACCCAAGCACCAAAGGTTGCTTTAAAAACAAAAACATGGAATGAAGACACATTCGAGCGCTTATTAAAACGAGATATTGATTTTGGTATCGGTATGGTCGAATTTGACGAAAGAGCGAAACTCCAAGTTCATCATCTCCCTAAAGAGCTAGAATGCGTCGAGGTAATGCGAGACCATGCGGTCTGCCTTATGCGTCCGGAGCATCCTGCATCCAAACTAGACTGGAATCTACAGACATTTTTGCAATTTCGTCATATACATGTGATTACCGGAGGCGTGGGAAGTTGGCTTTTGTTTGACCTTCTCAACAATAAAGATATACAGCTTGATGTCGCCTTGAATGTGCCGGATCTAGGCAGCGCCATTACCGTTTGCCAGAAAAGCGATCTCCTTATGTGCTATCCATACAGCGCGGTGAAGAAAATTATCGAGGATGGTATTTTGATTGCGAAGCCTATACCAATAAGCTTAGAGCCTGGAGCGTTATTTCTATTTTGGCACAAGTACTTTAATACCGATCCTAGCCATGTGTGGCTGAAAGAGCTAATCATTGAACGTTGCAGCGTTCTCGGCAACGTGAATACAGAATAG
- a CDS encoding sensor histidine kinase: MKIKESLRVYVISVSVALGMILATVAGSYSTYNLYIGVDLVVKGVMLIKAETEHPTDGKPIINSPFVITSSWNDLPLIFQLKFNEHSIKMGELCKSTEVSYSEDLEPNRFIYLLIKTDVAGSTKYVAVKINKDEFDELTDTLNINLLPQLDYILLFVAVLLAFFLIGLFIILHKVTKPVEELKSWAMGIRESSDLATMPDFKFSELNMMARVINNSLSAVQKSVNKEKEFIRYASHELRTPIAVIRSNAELMNKMIANDMPKERLLKNLQRIENNSVAMSNLCESLLWLNHEKSTELKETMTSLGMLVEQVVNEQRYLLDGKSVEVEIHVDSYECLHLSDMCKIVLTNLIRNAFQHTIEGTVVITQSHMQVEVINQDVSNDLTHETTGFGLGLMLIKQICDKYFWHYQEQVLTNGRVVKVIFA; the protein is encoded by the coding sequence GTGAAGATTAAAGAGAGCCTTAGAGTTTACGTCATCAGTGTTTCTGTCGCGTTGGGGATGATACTTGCGACAGTTGCAGGCTCTTACAGTACTTATAATCTTTACATTGGTGTTGATTTGGTGGTTAAGGGCGTGATGCTCATTAAGGCCGAAACCGAACACCCGACAGATGGCAAACCGATAATCAATTCTCCTTTCGTGATCACGTCAAGTTGGAATGACTTACCACTGATTTTCCAGTTAAAGTTCAACGAACATAGCATCAAGATGGGTGAGCTTTGTAAATCTACGGAAGTGTCCTACAGCGAAGATTTAGAACCTAATCGGTTTATCTATTTGTTGATTAAAACGGATGTTGCAGGGTCTACCAAATATGTGGCCGTGAAGATAAACAAAGATGAATTTGATGAATTGACCGATACGCTCAACATAAATTTATTGCCACAACTGGATTATATCTTGTTGTTTGTTGCCGTACTTTTGGCATTTTTCTTAATTGGTTTGTTCATCATTTTGCATAAAGTGACGAAGCCAGTAGAAGAGCTAAAATCTTGGGCGATGGGTATTCGAGAAAGTAGCGACTTAGCGACGATGCCTGACTTTAAGTTCTCTGAATTGAATATGATGGCTCGAGTCATTAATAACTCCTTGTCTGCGGTGCAAAAAAGCGTCAATAAAGAAAAAGAGTTTATTCGATATGCAAGCCATGAACTGCGCACGCCGATTGCCGTTATTCGATCAAACGCTGAGTTGATGAATAAAATGATCGCGAACGATATGCCTAAAGAGCGATTGTTGAAAAATCTGCAAAGAATCGAAAACAACAGTGTGGCGATGTCGAATTTATGCGAGAGTTTACTATGGCTCAACCATGAAAAATCCACCGAACTGAAAGAGACGATGACAAGTCTTGGTATGTTGGTGGAACAAGTTGTGAATGAGCAGCGTTATCTGCTGGATGGAAAATCCGTGGAAGTGGAAATTCACGTTGATAGCTATGAGTGCTTGCATCTTTCTGATATGTGTAAAATTGTGCTGACTAACCTAATTCGCAATGCTTTTCAGCATACGATCGAGGGGACGGTGGTCATCACTCAAAGTCATATGCAGGTTGAGGTTATAAATCAAGATGTGAGTAACGATCTGACCCATGAAACCACTGGATTTGGCCTTGGGCTAATGTTGATCAAACAAATCTGCGATAAGTACTTCTGGCACTATCAAGAGCAAGTACTGACAAATGGGCGCGTGGTTAAAGTGATATTTGCGTAA
- a CDS encoding DMT family transporter yields the protein MTLIIILAIASGMALSAQAAINGQLGAKVGVIESALLTFSIGTVVTSLLIFFFEPSYEATLFTVPKWQLAGALFGIVYMIVMVAAVPKVGVAIATVSTILGQMMMSLVIDTQGWLGNPPIELNYWRVAAMVCIACALLCIYLANRQTQRSSKAAACDINPTSTAQTKDALHVS from the coding sequence ATGACCTTGATTATCATACTCGCGATTGCATCGGGTATGGCGCTCAGTGCTCAGGCGGCGATAAATGGTCAACTGGGTGCAAAAGTCGGCGTAATAGAAAGCGCTTTACTGACATTTAGTATCGGCACGGTCGTAACGAGTTTATTGATTTTCTTTTTTGAACCGAGCTATGAAGCAACATTGTTTACGGTGCCAAAATGGCAATTAGCCGGCGCATTATTTGGCATTGTTTACATGATCGTGATGGTCGCGGCAGTGCCAAAAGTAGGCGTTGCAATTGCAACGGTTTCGACCATTTTGGGGCAGATGATGATGAGCTTAGTGATTGATACACAAGGCTGGTTAGGCAACCCACCAATTGAACTCAATTATTGGCGTGTTGCTGCAATGGTCTGTATTGCGTGTGCCTTGTTATGTATTTATCTAGCCAACCGTCAAACGCAACGCTCAAGTAAAGCCGCTGCGTGCGACATAAACCCAACATCAACCGCTCAGACAAAGGATGCACTGCATGTCAGCTAA
- a CDS encoding YjhX family toxin: MNISKHEQRVLHVLALGGEIQYVRSDNSKISQIFCYSREGHILTDCSMEVFKRLKSKKLISSKKSAPYRITTLGATSVRSQMFQR, from the coding sequence ATGAATATTTCAAAACACGAACAGAGAGTTCTACACGTACTCGCACTAGGTGGCGAAATCCAATACGTGCGCAGTGACAATAGTAAAATCAGTCAAATATTTTGTTATTCCCGCGAAGGGCATATCCTGACGGATTGCTCCATGGAGGTATTTAAGCGCTTAAAGAGTAAAAAACTCATCAGTTCGAAAAAAAGCGCGCCATATCGAATCACAACATTAGGAGCGACGTCCGTCAGATCTCAAATGTTTCAGCGTTAA
- a CDS encoding response regulator transcription factor, whose product MAHSNTLQLLLVEDNLELAETTIEHFELEGIGCDHVSNGSAALDVMVKAHPDVVILDVNLPRFSGLEVCKKLREQGNDVPIIMLTARDSLDDKIAGFEAGADDYLTKPFAFEELLMRVRVLSRRRSGEVNVITLKDLQMNVKERNVKRGMDEIKLSPTGYRILEALLRSTPNPISREDLIQKVWGDEQPDTNSLKVHMFKLRHALDANYEEKLLHTVKSFGFVLR is encoded by the coding sequence ATGGCACACTCAAATACACTCCAGTTGTTACTTGTCGAAGACAATCTTGAATTGGCTGAAACGACTATCGAGCACTTTGAGTTAGAGGGTATTGGATGCGATCACGTCTCAAATGGTTCCGCTGCCCTCGATGTAATGGTGAAAGCTCACCCTGACGTGGTGATTCTCGATGTCAATTTACCCCGTTTTTCAGGTTTGGAAGTGTGTAAAAAATTACGAGAACAAGGTAATGATGTACCCATCATTATGCTGACTGCTCGTGATTCATTGGATGACAAAATTGCAGGATTTGAAGCAGGCGCTGATGATTATTTGACGAAGCCATTCGCCTTTGAAGAACTGTTAATGCGAGTCAGAGTGCTCTCTCGTCGTCGCAGTGGTGAAGTGAACGTCATCACACTCAAAGATCTGCAAATGAATGTCAAAGAGCGCAACGTAAAGCGTGGGATGGATGAAATTAAACTCTCACCGACGGGCTACCGTATTCTCGAGGCGTTGCTGCGCTCAACACCCAACCCAATCAGTCGAGAAGATTTGATCCAAAAGGTGTGGGGGGACGAACAACCCGATACCAACAGCCTAAAAGTACACATGTTTAAATTGAGGCACGCACTTGATGCGAACTATGAGGAAAAGCTGCTTCACACAGTGAAAAGCTTTGGCTTTGTCCTCAGATAG
- a CDS encoding prepilin-type N-terminal cleavage/methylation domain-containing protein: protein MQAKGFTLIELVIVIVILGILSVTAAPRFLNLQDDARDAAISGLKGAFLSSMGIVYSKAVVLDVEHLSETSIDTDADGRADLDIAYGYPKATLEDLSIVIGGLQQDWLYRTEPISGVIYFGLSGYEQSCLKYSQATTSSAAVAVIVDNSTECHDLIQPNYQNRIKQSFTARMRLFCL, encoded by the coding sequence ATGCAAGCAAAAGGGTTTACGTTAATTGAACTGGTTATCGTTATTGTCATCCTTGGCATATTGTCCGTTACTGCGGCTCCGCGCTTTTTAAATCTGCAAGATGATGCGCGAGATGCGGCAATAAGTGGTTTGAAAGGGGCGTTTCTCAGTTCTATGGGGATAGTGTATAGCAAGGCGGTTGTCTTAGACGTTGAACATTTGAGTGAAACCAGTATCGATACCGATGCGGATGGTCGCGCAGATTTAGATATTGCTTATGGTTATCCAAAAGCGACGCTGGAGGACCTCTCGATAGTGATTGGTGGCTTACAACAAGATTGGCTGTATCGAACAGAGCCGATAAGCGGCGTGATTTATTTTGGCTTGTCAGGTTATGAGCAATCTTGTCTTAAGTATTCACAGGCGACTACATCGAGCGCCGCTGTTGCTGTCATTGTTGATAACTCAACAGAGTGTCATGACCTCATCCAGCCAAACTATCAAAATAGAATCAAGCAAAGCTTTACCGCAAGGATGCGTTTGTTTTGTTTGTGA
- a CDS encoding TetR/AcrR family transcriptional regulator: MDKRQNIIDVATRLFAEHGFEKTPISLICEEAEVSKGLVFHHFKNKNDLLREVFVHITSVIEEADQQDANVDANEIRMESLIDSIFEGMMKPEHRKMYQFNFSVMVHPTTRAIVVDLIEDRYRGLQVSTEEVFHALGYENPAVITKMFIAEIDGIAMNYLLNDDFPINEIKQEFTKKYC; the protein is encoded by the coding sequence ATGGACAAAAGACAGAACATTATTGACGTTGCGACTCGCTTATTTGCAGAGCATGGGTTTGAAAAAACACCGATTTCATTGATCTGTGAAGAAGCAGAAGTATCCAAAGGGCTCGTCTTTCACCACTTCAAGAACAAGAATGATCTGCTCAGAGAAGTGTTTGTTCATATCACATCTGTCATCGAGGAAGCGGATCAACAAGATGCAAATGTTGATGCCAATGAGATTCGAATGGAGTCATTAATCGACTCGATTTTCGAAGGCATGATGAAGCCAGAACATCGAAAGATGTACCAGTTTAACTTCAGTGTGATGGTGCATCCGACCACCAGAGCTATCGTGGTTGACTTGATCGAAGATAGATACCGAGGATTGCAGGTGTCGACAGAAGAGGTGTTTCACGCTTTAGGGTATGAAAACCCGGCGGTCATCACCAAAATGTTTATTGCCGAGATTGATGGCATTGCTATGAATTATCTGCTGAACGACGATTTCCCTATCAACGAAATCAAGCAAGAGTTTACGAAAAAATATTGCTAA
- a CDS encoding GNAT family N-acetyltransferase, with protein MSTPYQIQYEAFATAGGLYDERHAKLYAEFADALIADGSYSIVYEGVAHACYTPITIDKAPHLKCYVLAPLAVLPQFQGKGIATRLMEQAESELDADVIFVMGEPFHYGNRYNTPHNVLPPVKTLAPLECWFARELTPGALDNLGESTSSVTGPYASPLMWGHPSEQVE; from the coding sequence ATGAGCACTCCCTATCAAATTCAATATGAGGCATTTGCAACAGCAGGCGGTCTTTATGATGAACGACATGCAAAACTGTATGCTGAATTTGCCGATGCGCTGATTGCCGACGGAAGCTATTCCATCGTGTATGAAGGTGTGGCGCACGCTTGCTATACACCAATCACGATTGATAAAGCACCGCACCTGAAATGTTATGTATTAGCGCCGCTTGCGGTACTTCCTCAGTTCCAAGGTAAAGGAATCGCAACACGACTAATGGAACAAGCCGAAAGCGAACTCGATGCTGATGTGATCTTTGTGATGGGTGAACCTTTCCATTACGGTAATCGCTATAACACGCCACATAACGTCTTACCGCCGGTTAAAACCCTTGCACCTCTTGAATGTTGGTTCGCAAGAGAGTTAACACCAGGTGCGCTAGATAATCTCGGTGAATCAACCTCATCAGTGACAGGCCCTTACGCCTCTCCTTTGATGTGGGGTCACCCAAGTGAACAAGTTGAATAA
- a CDS encoding response regulator transcription factor: MDVIHKHILLVDDNIELAKTIMEYFEMQGINCDHVSNGMLALKLARSDEYDLVILDVNLPQLSGLRVCEEMRLDGIDLPVLILTARSGLNDKLAGFQVGADDYMIKPFALEELMARVQVLLKRRNGAQAQFVVDDLVLDLESRTVFRGGQELNLSPTCYGILKVMMRASPSPVSKSKIIRLVWGDASPESNSLKVHMFKLRQAVDKDRDTKLIHTLPNFGYVLRAEQ; this comes from the coding sequence ATGGATGTAATACACAAACATATATTGTTGGTCGATGATAATATTGAGCTAGCGAAGACCATCATGGAATATTTTGAGATGCAGGGGATCAATTGTGACCATGTATCTAACGGCATGTTGGCCTTAAAACTCGCGCGCTCTGATGAATACGATTTGGTTATTCTCGATGTGAATTTACCGCAGCTATCAGGGTTGAGAGTCTGCGAAGAGATGCGTCTAGATGGAATTGATCTTCCGGTGTTGATTCTCACAGCGCGCAGCGGCCTGAATGATAAGCTCGCAGGTTTCCAAGTCGGCGCGGATGATTACATGATTAAGCCATTTGCGCTTGAAGAGCTAATGGCAAGGGTTCAGGTGCTACTCAAGCGCAGAAATGGCGCTCAAGCACAGTTTGTGGTTGATGATTTAGTTCTGGATCTGGAGAGCCGAACGGTGTTTCGAGGTGGGCAAGAATTAAATCTTTCACCCACTTGCTACGGCATTTTAAAAGTGATGATGAGAGCGAGCCCCTCTCCGGTAAGTAAAAGCAAAATAATACGTTTGGTATGGGGAGATGCATCACCAGAGAGCAATAGTTTGAAAGTGCACATGTTCAAACTTCGCCAAGCGGTTGATAAAGATCGCGACACCAAATTGATTCATACGCTACCCAATTTCGGTTATGTGCTGCGCGCAGAGCAGTAA
- a CDS encoding EAL domain-containing protein yields the protein MSDFYLLYQPKMNDNVIVGLEALLRPVNAMQSVPEYLANVTNTVALDLMVMKLCLKDVEQHGIKIPVSINIHPTSLLNDYFVFSAIRQLKDHHIVLELVEHQDVDLNDKFINNVSLLKQNNIEISIDDFGKDFARTDLALTIGADEVKFDRSLVQDIETNYSKFRHLSFLYSKIITLCTRKVILKA from the coding sequence ATGTCTGATTTTTACTTGTTATACCAACCAAAGATGAACGACAACGTTATTGTTGGTCTTGAAGCATTGTTAAGACCCGTTAACGCGATGCAATCCGTACCAGAATACTTAGCCAATGTAACCAATACAGTGGCGTTGGATCTGATGGTGATGAAGCTATGTCTGAAAGACGTCGAGCAACATGGCATCAAGATTCCTGTTTCTATCAATATTCACCCAACATCTTTGTTGAACGATTATTTCGTTTTCAGTGCGATTAGGCAGTTAAAAGATCACCACATTGTTCTCGAATTGGTTGAACACCAAGACGTGGATTTGAATGATAAGTTTATTAATAACGTATCTCTGCTTAAACAAAACAACATCGAGATATCGATTGATGACTTTGGTAAAGACTTTGCGCGCACCGATCTCGCCTTAACGATTGGCGCAGATGAAGTGAAATTCGACCGTTCTTTGGTTCAAGACATCGAAACCAATTACAGCAAATTTAGACATTTATCTTTTCTTTACTCAAAAATCATCACCTTGTGTACTCGTAAAGTGATTTTGAAGGCGTAG
- a CDS encoding cytosolic protein, protein MFIHHVNGIDWLVITAFEEFKTMFIEDAGTIPSCFSTASELSLIDQAKRTYGYLPSLDGGITDTGTFQSKDNEEDLNPQLACLVEGRGRVFIYHGGFVAFVDDEQTFITRMN, encoded by the coding sequence ATGTTTATCCATCATGTAAATGGCATCGACTGGCTAGTGATTACCGCCTTTGAAGAATTCAAAACAATGTTTATCGAGGATGCGGGAACGATCCCCTCTTGCTTCTCTACGGCCAGTGAACTGAGCCTGATTGATCAAGCCAAGCGCACTTATGGATATTTACCTTCACTTGATGGAGGAATAACCGATACAGGTACGTTTCAAAGTAAGGATAACGAAGAAGATTTGAATCCACAGCTTGCTTGCCTTGTGGAGGGGCGTGGTCGAGTATTTATCTATCACGGCGGCTTTGTCGCGTTTGTCGATGACGAACAAACCTTTATTACGCGAATGAACTGA